Proteins encoded within one genomic window of Manis pentadactyla isolate mManPen7 chromosome 4, mManPen7.hap1, whole genome shotgun sequence:
- the GPX7 gene encoding glutathione peroxidase 7 — translation MVAALVAAWLLLSAAACAQRERDFYDFKAVNIRGKLVSLEKYRGSVSLVVNVASECGFTDQHYRALQQLQRDLGPHHFNVLAFPCNQFGQQEPDSNKEIESFARHTYSVSFPMFSKVAVIGTGAHPAFKYLTQTSGKEPTWNFWKYLVTPDGKVAGAWDSTVSVEEIRPQITALVRKLILKKREDL, via the exons ATGGTGGCTGCACTGGTGGCGGCGTGGCTGCTCCTGTCGGCCGCGGCCTGCGCGCAGCGGGAGCGGGACTTCTACGACTTCAAGGCGGTGAACATCCGGGGCAAGTTGGTGTCGCTGGAGAAGTACCGCGGGTCG GTTTCCCTGGTGGTGAACGTGGCTAGTGAGTGCGGCTTCACAGACCAGCACTACCGGGCCTTGCAGCAGCTCCAGCGGGACCTGGGGCCCCACCACTTCAATGTACTTGCCTTCCCCTGCAACCAGTTTGGCCAGCAGGAGCCTGACAGCAATAAGGAGATTGAGAGCTTCGCCCGCCACACCTACAGTGTCTCTTTCCCCATGTTTAGCAAGGTTGCAGTCATCGGCACTGGTGCCCACCCTGCCTTCAAGTATCTGACAC aGACTTCTGGGAAGGAGCCTACATGGAACTTCTGGAAGTACCTAGTGACCCCAGATGGAAAAGTAGCAGGGGCTTGGGACTCAACCGTGTCAGTAGAGGAGATCAGGCCCCAGATCACAGCGCTTGTGAGGAAGCTCATCCTGAAGAAGCGGGAAGACTTATGA